Below is a genomic region from Ursus arctos isolate Adak ecotype North America unplaced genomic scaffold, UrsArc2.0 scaffold_32, whole genome shotgun sequence.
TTGTCTCTTGTCCGTCCCACTTCTGCACATGGACAAGTTTGCCTCCATCCAGTGTCACGGTGGACTGTGAAAAGAGGATAGAGGCCTGAGCTATGATCTGAGCCAGGATTGAGGGACAAGATGGTGTCTGGTCATTGGGGCCACAGAGGACTCCACCTCTGCCCCAAACTAATGATGGTGCCAGGACCGGAGCTCAGGTGGCCTACTTCCAACCTAGCCGCACAGGCTGTCTCGTTCACCTCCAGCCTCTGCTCCACGATTGCCTGGCTGAGGCCTTCAGGTGTTGGGCAGGTAAGGAGAGGCAGGCAGTATGGTGAGCCAGACAGCCTGGCTCTGAGAAATGCCACTAGCCTTCAGAATGGGCACTTACCCATCCTCTACATGATACCCACAGCCCTAGAGTCCCTAAGAGACGGGCGTGTACCATCCGACATCCCTGGGGAAGATCGGTGAGGAGGAGTCCTGAGGCTCTCCAGCCTAGTAGTGACCACACATAATGTCTAACACACCTTGGGGATGGAAGGCATTGGAAAATGAGACTTCCCGCTTTGTATTCCTCTCTCTTCTTGGTCTACATCACGTGGCCCCTTCAGCTGACAAGTAGACAGCAACTGCCAGGTCCAGGGACTGGGTGCCCTTGGAGTGTTCCAAAGCCCTGGTCAGATGCCCACTTAGTCTTCTGGGCTCTGCCGGCGTGCATCAGCTGGTTCTCATTTGGCAGCTCTCCCGGATCTCTTTTCTTCAGGAATTTGGGGGCTCTAGGTCAGGCTAGGGGACTCTGGCTGAGCAGGGTTCAGGAGGAGAGTCTGAGAaggctgtgtgtgtttggggctgCATGAGGAAGGGTGTGCATCCTTGCTACCACTTTACTCCTCATGCCCATCCCCCAAGCCTTTTGCCTACTTAGAACAGATTATTTTTAGCTTAGGGCATCCCAGAGCACTGTGTTTAATTAGGGTTCTTGTCCCTCAGAAAGGTGGGCTAGGCAAGGAGGCAGACGCATATGACAGGCCAGCCACCTCTCTCTAAGGTAGGATGACATCTTTGGGCACCATCCCAGCTATGCTGCCAGCTTCCTCCACAAGGAGACCAGACCCTATCCTGTCTTTCCTGGGGCAGTTGTGAGGAAGCAGAAACAGCTGAGGGGCAAACTGATAGGGTCAGCCGGAGGATACTGCTATAGGGACCCCCTTTAGAGGTCAAAGTCCCTTAGTTCTGTCTCTGACATGCCTGGCCTAGGGGCTGGGAGGCCTGAGGCAAGCAGCAAAGACAGAGCCACCACACAGTGGTGACAAGCCCTGAGACTGGAGGTAGTtgttccctccctccttgggaggaGAGGGGCTAAGGCTTGGTGAGAAAACGTACAAACACCTTAGGCGATGCCCTATCCAGAACATAGCTGTTCCTGCCTGTGGGCTGGCAGAATTAGAACTAGTTCCTCAGGCATCTGAGTAGGTCTCCAACTTTTGTGCCTAGCTGCCTCCTTTGCTGCTGGAGGCCAGAATGACCTGCTCACTCAGGGAAGAGCTCTGAATTCTCCTGGGCATTGTTCCTAAAGTACTGAGGTCACAGCCATGGCCACATAACTCTCCCGTCTAtggattggaaagaaacccagagctCTTGCATGCCATGCACAACGTCACCCAGCTGGAGCTGGAGTCGACACCGAGGTCAGAAGAACACCCTGGCTCTGTGCTGCCCACTCCCAGAGGCGCCGGATACTCcccatggagggagggaggaaagcatGAGGACAGGGCTGGCGTGCTCCTAGCACCTGGGACATCCCCGCACTGCACAGGCTTTCTGCACCTGTTTCATTTCAATCCCCCCAAATCACCTGCCCCTCAGGGTACAATAATAGGGTGCCAAGTTTCAAGATCTCTAATCCCCAGACCCCCTTTTATGACTCACCTTGACCTTCCTGTCATCTGCTGTTGTCTCATCGAACTCCACCCCTAGCTTGAAGCTGATCTCTGTGTTCTTGAAGGTGCTGTGTGTTTTTATGATGATAGTGTCCCCATTCATTTCGATGACTGTGGTAGGCTTGGTCATGTTGGCCACCTGCCTGGTAGCAAAACCCACACCTAAGGGCAGGGGGAAGGTTAGGAGCATGAGTGGAGTGGAAAGGCAGGGTACAAGGACCTCAATGAACAACTCTCAGGCCTGGAtttgggcagagggaagaggagtaGAACTCTCAGAGACTCTGGCTGTTTTTCAAATTCAGTTTTCTTGTTAGTTCTGTGCAGTGAAGCGACACCTGATTTCACTGGGCAGATGAGAAGTTTAAGGGACAGGCATGCCACAGCAAGTCGTAGCAGATCTGAGATTAGAACAAGCTACTTTCTGTGTGGTGAGACCTGAACGTGTGTTATCGTGTTCAGCCCTTCCTATCTCCCTGTGGAGTTAATAGCATCTCTATAGCATGATGCTATTATCTCCACTTCACAGATGCACAAACTGAGGGTTCAAGCCCAGGGTCGCAGGTCTGGAATTCGAACCCAGAACCGGCTGACTGAAGAGCTCACGTAACTGCTCGACTATACTGTCTCCCGAGGCTGGAGCACAGGGCTCCCTTCCAGGGCACCTGAGCAGCTTTCTAGCCACAGgctgaggaaagaagagaaatgtgGACTTTGCCTTCCAAAGCCTGAGGGACAGGCATTTCCTACCTTTGGAAGTTTTTGCCCTGAAACAGTGGTGCACTTCTCCCCCATGAATGgcagcaaaatattttcaaaccctCTTCTCCGTGACCTAGGTAGGAGGTAGGCAGAAGGGAGTGTGTGTCTCAGGGTACAGATTTAGAAGAGGCCTGAGTGCTAGTGCAGTCAGGACTCAAATCCAGATCTCCTGGCTCCTGGTCTGAGGCCCTATGGGGACCCCCTCGGACTAAAGCATGGCTTCCCTGGGTGCTGGGCAAAGCCTTCCCTGAGTGTCCTGCAACAGTGTGAAACAAAAGAACTCCAGCCAAGCCTTAACCCCTTCAGGTTATAGCTTCCCTGAGATCTGGCCTTCTGCCTCCAACCTCCCATCACAACTGCCTGCCCTTCTGCCCCCGCAGCAGTGGTGAGCTGTCTTGCAGAGCAGAGGTGAGGTTGGAGCAGCCCAGTGTGGGGAGGTGGTGTGCCAGCTACACTGCACTTGCTGGAAGCGAGATACTTAGCCCGTGGCCTGTATGGGTTTTTTCACTTAATGCTCATAACCTATAACAGCCCTGAACAGTAGGGTTAATTATCCCCACTTCACAAATTAGGCTTggagggaagtgacttgcccaaagtcaaagAGTGCGTGATGGACCGGGATACGAATCTAGGCTCCAAAACCCGTTCATTCTTTCTCCTGGGCCATTCTCCGGGCAGGAACTTCCTCCTGGCACTGAGGCCTGCAGGTGTGCC
It encodes:
- the FABP3 gene encoding fatty acid-binding protein, heart isoform X2 — translated: MVDAFVGTWKLVDSKNFDDYMKSIGVGFATRQVANMTKPTTVIEMNGDTIIIKTHSTFKNTEISFKLGVEFDETTADDRKVKSTVTLDGGKLVHVQKWDGQETTLVRELVDGKLILTLTHGSAVCTRTYEKEA
- the FABP3 gene encoding fatty acid-binding protein, heart isoform X1, which gives rise to MVDAFVGTWKLVDSKNFDDYMKSIGVGFATRQVANMTKPTTVIEMNGDTIIIKTHSTFKNTEISFKLGVEFDETTADDRKVKSTVTLDGGKLVHVQKWDGQETTLVRELVDGKLILVRQTTLEPPSLVTITARSVKPVVKARIFPWDQWRVEAGLGY